The DNA region AGCATATGCTCGCAGAAGAGCTGAGTATGTTGCTCTGTTAGGAGCCAACCCCTTGCTACACATTTCACGGTAAATAGTCTTGACTTGCCATGGTCTTCTGGCCCTGCCCATGGCATCCAACAACGTATTGTAAATAACCAAATTAGGCTTAGCACCAAGGGCCTTCATCTCTTCGTACACATTCAGCGCCCCATCAAAATTACCTGAAATGCCATATACCCTAATCACAGTCGCAAAAGTCACAGGATCAAGCCGCCACTTTTCTGCACGAGCACGGTCGTACAATTCAAGAGCCATCTCCACATTATTCAACCGACCATAAGCATCAATCATGGCCGAGTAGGTGATATCATCTGGGTGGCATCCAAACTCGGGCATTTTCTCAAACCACTCGACTGCTTTTTCGGGCTTGTTGCAGAACCTGGCACAGCTTATCATAGTTGTGAATGTCACGTTATCCGGCTTAATTCCTTTTTCCAGCATCTCCCCCCAGAGGCCCTCCGCGACCACCAAGTCCTTGGACTTTCTAAGAACCTTAAGCGTGACGTTGTAGAGAACTACCTCCCTGCCGATCTTGCGCTGGAACCAACGAAGAGCAAGAACGGCATTATGGGAGTTGGACATGCTGTTAAGGACGATGACGGCGTCCTGCACGGTTGCTGCGCTGCCGAAGGAGGCAAGGACGGCGGAGATGGAAGGGTCGGTAGGGTCGGAGGAGTCTAGGGAGGCAGCGAGGAGGGCAAGGCGGGCGTAGCGGGAATCGGAGGAGCGCTGGCGGAGGCGGGAGGCGCGAGGGCTGTTGGGGTTGACCcagatggagttcttgaagggcgATGGATGCGAagatggaggagaaggaggagaggagATATGGTGGTCTTCTAGGGAGACACTGAGTGGCTTGTGGAGATGCCGATGGAGATGAAGGAAGTGGGGAAAGGAAAGGGGGTGGGACGGAATGAAGCTTTTCCTTTTACTCCTGCATGAGGGCGAGGAAGCGAGAGGTAGagggaaggaagaggaggagtgGAGTTGGGCAAAGGAAGGAGCTGCTGGAGAGAAGCAGAAAGTCATCACCTTGCTCGATTCTTCGCCGCTGTCGTCGCCGCCTCCTCCTCAGCAGCCGACGGTGATGAGGGTTTGGTTTTGGGGACGATGGCTGATGAGTTCTCTTCGCTGCCTTATCAGATTATTTGCATCGATAGCGTCCACTTCTTCAAGGGATTTACGTCCCGATTGAGTTCCGAAAAGGAAACAAGTTTTATCGCGAGGactattttgtaaaaaaaacgGTTATTCGGGTAAAACCATAAGGACTTGTAACAGGATAGAATTTAAACAAAACTTTTAAAGTTCTTTGACAAAACAATTTTATTATTACAAGAATTATGTGTTTCGAGAACAAATTCTGGTAAGCAAGAGTTTGGACTTTTATaggaaaacaaagaaaaacaattCCATTGCCGGGATTTGAACCCGGGTCGCCTGGGTGAAAGCCAGGTATCCTAACCGGACTAGACGACAATGGATTGTTGCTctgatttcaaattaaaattatttaatctttaaATATAATGTGATGTAGTGTTTAAAATTCATGTAATATGGAAATTAGAtggaattttcaaattaaataaattaatgtgACTTTAAATTTTGCTTATGGTTCAACTTTTATGTTGAGGTTGTGGCTTCACTCTTAAGGGTCAATCTATACTCTTGACTAAGGTTTGTAACTATATTGCATGAGCCTATGATTTTCCTCTTATGTAATTTGTGTTGTGGTAGACTCTTGGAGTTTGAACTTTTATCCTAAAGGGTGTTACTCTTCTTGTATAGTTGATGTTGAGCACATTCACTTATAATTATATTATTGATGTGGGATTAAGTAAGGGTTGCACGTGGTAAATTCTTGACTCAATCAATATAGATTCCACATGATATATCCTTGATCCGATCAACATAGATTCCAAGTCACATAGGATCTCGATTGCACCCGAGTTGAGTCGGGGTGGGTTACGATGATCTCGGATTAGGTCAATTACAATAACTTTTCCAAGTTCAGCAAAGCTTCGATCAAGTTAGTTCAAGTTTTGGTCCACCAATTTAGTAAAGTTGGTTCAAGTATGGAAAAGCAAGGATGCATCAGTTGCGAAAAGGACATTGGATCAAAAGGCTTGTCAATTATCTTTGTCGATAATAAGGGGCATTGTCGGGAAGGGTGTGTTGATTACTGATACGATGTGTTGTGAGTGGACCCAGAGGTAATATGAAATTGATGGTCAAGATGATGTAACAGTTAAAGTAAATGTGAGATGTCGGACAAAGTAAGGGTGTACGTATTCGGATGAACCACCTTTCAGAAGTGAGGCTCCCAGTACAAATCCAGGCGAACTTTAACCCAACCGGGGCTATGGGGCATAGTTATTTATATCTTATAGACAAGTCTCTCAGAATACGGTCAATCGATCTCACATCCATTCGAACTTAAGGGACTTAGCTCCTCATTCTTACGATACAAATTTCAGTATACGGTCGGTCGACCTAAAGTTTCGATCGGACTTAAGGGTCTAGTGCCCCACTCAGTGTTAATACACATAGAATAAACTCGGTCGGTTCCTACAACAGTCAGGCATATAGGGCCCAACTCCCTAATTCTACAATACAA from Zingiber officinale cultivar Zhangliang chromosome 4B, Zo_v1.1, whole genome shotgun sequence includes:
- the LOC121975484 gene encoding pentatricopeptide repeat-containing protein At4g16390, chloroplastic-like, which translates into the protein MTFCFSPAAPSFAQLHSSSSFPLPLASSPSCRSKRKSFIPSHPLSFPHFLHLHRHLHKPLSVSLEDHHISSPPSPPSSHPSPFKNSIWVNPNSPRASRLRQRSSDSRYARLALLAASLDSSDPTDPSISAVLASFGSAATVQDAVIVLNSMSNSHNAVLALRWFQRKIGREVVLYNVTLKVLRKSKDLVVAEGLWGEMLEKGIKPDNVTFTTMISCARFCNKPEKAVEWFEKMPEFGCHPDDITYSAMIDAYGRLNNVEMALELYDRARAEKWRLDPVTFATVIRVYGISGNFDGALNVYEEMKALGAKPNLVIYNTLLDAMGRARRPWQVKTIYREMCSKGLAPNRATYSALLRAYAKARYAEDALDVYRQMRKEMELDIILYNMLLSMCADVGSVDEAVKIFNEMKELSNACKPDSWSYSAMITAYSCSGKVSEAESMLNEMSEAGYQPNIFVLTSLIQCYGKAGRTDSIVKAFDKLLGWGIKPDDRLCGCLLNVVAQTATEELGKIIGCIERGNTQLGSLVNLLVDEACDNDTVRQEAVVLFHNVSSEVKRAYSNCLIDLCVNLNHLERACVLLDLAIQLEIYTDLQSRSATQWSLYVKGLSHGAALTALHVWMNDLAKSLQNGENLPPLLGIFTGHGKHKYSEKGLASVFQSHLREICAPFHEAPDKAGWFLTTQLAAESWLESRNSSYKVAA